DNA sequence from the Antarctobacter heliothermus genome:
CTTCAGCGACGACGACCCAGCGTTCAGAACCAGCGCAAAGGTCATCCCTGGCCCCCAGTGATACGGTCATGATGCAGCGCCGCCACCGCGCAAGAGGCCAGCCGCGACATGTCATCATCCGACCGGGAGTTCAGGATGATCGGCACCCGCGCGCCCAGCACCAGCCCCGCGCTTTCGGCGTGGCTGATATAGGCCAGTTGCTTGGCCAGCATGTTGCCCGCGTCGATGTTGGGGACCACCAGCACCTCGGCCTGACCGGCCACCGGCGACGACAGCCCCTTGGTCCGGGCGGCAGCCAGATCGACGGCATTGTCCATCGCCAAAGGGCCGTCCACCAACCCGCCAGTGATCTGCTTGCGCTCTGCCATCTTGGACAACAGCGCCGCATCGACCGACGACGGAATGTCCGGGTTCACCGTCTCCACCGCCGACAACACACCGACCTTGGGTACCTCGATCCCGATGCTGATGGCGATGTCGATGGCGTTCTGCACGATGTCCATCTTGGTCTTCAGGTCCGGCGCGATGTTGATCGCGGCATCCGTAACCAGCAGCGGATGCGACAGTCCCGGCACATCCATCACAAAGACATGGGTAAACCGCCGCCCAGCGCGCAGCCCGGTTTGTTTGTCCAGTGCCGCCCGCAATAACAGGTCGGTGTGCAGGTGGCCCTTCATCAGCGCGCCCGCGCGCCCCTCTGTCACCAGCGCCACGGCCTTTTGCGCGGCAAGGGCGTGATCCGGCTCTGCGATGATCTCGATCCCGTCAAGGCTGCGGCCCAGTTCCTCGGCGGTGCTGGCGATCTTGAAGGGACAGCCCACAAGGATGGGCGTGATCAGCGTATGTTCGCGCGCCAACAGCGCGCCGCCCAGCGAATTGGGTTCCTCGGGGGCGATGACGGCGGTCACAAGTGGCGGCAAAGGCGCTGCCCGCGCCAACAGCTTTTCGAAATGACGGTGCCGCTGTACGATCAGGCCGGGCAGATCGTGACTGTTATAGCTGAGCTTACGGCGCGGTGCCTCGACCTCGGCTACACCAGACAAGATCAACGCACCGTCGGCGGGGCGCGTCACCTCTGTCGCCAGCGTCACGGTGCAATCCTTTTCGTTCCGGTCCGTCACGGTGACGCGGCTTTCCAGTTCATCGCCTGCGTGCGCACGATTGTGAAACACAAGACTCTGCGAGCGGTACAGCGTTCCCGCCCCCGGCAGCAGGTTGCCAAGCACCGCCGAAATCAACGAACCGACAAACATCCCCGGTGCCACGGCCTCATTCACGC
Encoded proteins:
- a CDS encoding bifunctional enoyl-CoA hydratase/phosphate acetyltransferase; amino-acid sequence: MKIENRIFDELHVGETATLRRLCTQDDLLVFANVSGNHNPMHVFDADGDGDGVNEAVAPGMFVGSLISAVLGNLLPGAGTLYRSQSLVFHNRAHAGDELESRVTVTDRNEKDCTVTLATEVTRPADGALILSGVAEVEAPRRKLSYNSHDLPGLIVQRHRHFEKLLARAAPLPPLVTAVIAPEEPNSLGGALLAREHTLITPILVGCPFKIASTAEELGRSLDGIEIIAEPDHALAAQKAVALVTEGRAGALMKGHLHTDLLLRAALDKQTGLRAGRRFTHVFVMDVPGLSHPLLVTDAAINIAPDLKTKMDIVQNAIDIAISIGIEVPKVGVLSAVETVNPDIPSSVDAALLSKMAERKQITGGLVDGPLAMDNAVDLAAARTKGLSSPVAGQAEVLVVPNIDAGNMLAKQLAYISHAESAGLVLGARVPIILNSRSDDDMSRLASCAVAALHHDRITGGQG